A stretch of the bacterium genome encodes the following:
- a CDS encoding RluA family pseudouridine synthase, producing MISLIYETKDFIAVNKPSGVLVHPIESQKEQTELTLVDWVLERYPEVKNVGDDPIIRPGIVHRLDRDTSGVIIICRNQQFFEYLKNLFKTHQIKKTYLALVWGKLEPKSGEINAPIGIKSGTIKRTVCQRKAKDIKEAITEYKVLNYYQYKSDLNQHESATFSLLKVTPKTGRTHQIRIHLASVNHSVVGDKLYGFKKLKIPFDLNRQFLHATSLEFSSADGHRIKLEAELPEELRRIIDTLDEKS from the coding sequence ATGATTTCTTTAATTTATGAAACTAAGGATTTTATCGCGGTTAATAAACCGTCCGGAGTTTTGGTTCATCCGATTGAAAGCCAAAAAGAGCAAACTGAATTAACATTGGTTGATTGGGTTTTGGAAAGATACCCCGAAGTAAAAAATGTCGGAGATGACCCGATAATTCGGCCGGGAATCGTTCATCGGCTGGATCGCGACACTTCCGGAGTGATTATAATCTGCCGCAACCAGCAGTTTTTTGAATATCTGAAAAATCTTTTCAAAACTCACCAGATTAAAAAGACATATCTGGCCTTAGTTTGGGGGAAACTGGAACCGAAATCCGGCGAAATAAACGCCCCAATCGGCATTAAAAGCGGAACAATAAAAAGAACCGTCTGCCAGAGAAAAGCTAAAGACATAAAGGAGGCGATAACAGAATATAAAGTTTTAAATTATTATCAGTATAAATCAGATTTAAATCAGCATGAATCAGCGACTTTCAGCTTGCTGAAAGTAACTCCTAAAACCGGTCGGACGCATCAGATTAGAATTCATTTGGCGTCAGTCAATCATTCGGTGGTGGGAGACAAGCTTTATGGTTTTAAAAAACTGAAAATACCGTTTGATTTAAACCGGCAATTCCTTCATGCTACTTCTTTGGAGTTTAGTTCGGCTGACGGG
- a CDS encoding YwbE family protein, producing the protein MNGQNREDVKIGSRVEVVLKADQKTGTLTSGTVAEILTNSGFHPHGIKVRLEDGQVGRVQNIVSPAN; encoded by the coding sequence ATGAACGGGCAAAACAGAGAAGACGTAAAAATCGGTTCGAGAGTGGAAGTCGTACTAAAGGCGGATCAAAAAACAGGAACGCTTACCTCGGGAACAGTGGCGGAAATTTTGACCAATTCCGGTTTTCATCCGCATGGGATTAAAGTGCGTCTGGAAGACGGGCAAGTCGGTCGGGTGCAAAACATCGTGTCGCCCGCAAATTAA